The following are encoded in a window of Kitasatospora sp. NBC_01250 genomic DNA:
- a CDS encoding aminotransferase class I/II-fold pyridoxal phosphate-dependent enzyme, whose amino-acid sequence MLGDYRIQGRRATEIAADVERAVGSGELEPGQGLPPLRELAEELGVNPNTVAAAYRLLRDRGVIETAGRRGSRIRPRPVTSYRDQVRVDVPSGTRNLTAGNPDPRLLPDLGPALAVAAAAAERAPVLYGHPAADPDLVELATAGFLADGVPGAAFAVTAGALDAIDRVLAACLRPGDLVAVEDPGWGSLLDLLPAHGLRTLPVALDDQGPLPESVAAALAAGARALVVTSRAQNPTGAAVSTARAAALRAVLAGHPEVLLLEDDHGHGITDLPFATLVCGPDRRPICSRWVVVRSAAKAFGPDLRLAVLMGDQDTVGRLLGRQRLDTGWVSHLLQRAVAELWRTHGAGPAGVAQAYGERRQALLAALAAHGIAAHGASGINVWVAVPEETAVVVGLLQRNWAVTPGAAFRVQSPPGIRITVARLDPAEAPRLAADLAAVLGRTEAGARQI is encoded by the coding sequence GTGCTAGGAGACTATCGGATTCAAGGACGACGCGCCACGGAGATCGCGGCCGACGTCGAGCGCGCGGTCGGCTCCGGCGAGCTGGAGCCCGGCCAGGGGCTGCCCCCGCTGCGCGAGCTGGCCGAGGAACTGGGCGTCAACCCCAACACGGTGGCCGCGGCCTACCGCCTGCTGCGCGACCGCGGGGTGATCGAGACCGCCGGGCGTCGGGGCAGCCGGATCCGCCCCCGCCCGGTCACCAGCTACCGCGACCAGGTGCGGGTGGACGTCCCGTCCGGCACCCGGAACCTGACGGCCGGCAACCCCGACCCGCGCCTGCTGCCCGACCTCGGCCCGGCGCTCGCGGTGGCCGCCGCCGCGGCCGAGCGGGCCCCGGTGCTCTACGGCCACCCCGCCGCCGATCCCGACCTGGTCGAGCTCGCCACGGCGGGCTTCCTGGCCGACGGGGTGCCCGGAGCCGCCTTCGCGGTCACCGCGGGTGCGCTGGACGCGATCGACCGGGTGCTCGCCGCCTGCCTGCGGCCCGGCGACCTGGTCGCGGTGGAGGACCCGGGCTGGGGCAGCCTGCTCGACCTGCTGCCCGCCCACGGCCTGCGCACCCTGCCGGTCGCCCTGGACGACCAGGGCCCGCTGCCCGAGTCGGTGGCCGCGGCGCTCGCGGCCGGTGCCCGCGCGCTGGTCGTCACCAGCCGGGCGCAGAACCCGACCGGGGCCGCCGTCAGCACCGCCCGCGCCGCCGCGCTGCGCGCCGTGCTCGCCGGGCACCCCGAGGTGCTGCTGCTGGAGGACGACCACGGGCACGGCATCACCGACCTGCCCTTCGCCACCCTGGTCTGCGGGCCGGACCGGCGGCCGATCTGCTCGCGCTGGGTGGTGGTCCGCTCCGCCGCCAAGGCGTTCGGCCCGGACCTGCGGCTGGCCGTGCTGATGGGGGACCAGGACACCGTCGGACGGCTGCTGGGCCGCCAGCGGCTGGACACCGGCTGGGTCAGCCACCTGCTCCAGCGCGCGGTGGCCGAGCTGTGGCGCACCCACGGCGCGGGGCCGGCCGGCGTCGCGCAGGCGTACGGCGAGCGCCGCCAGGCGCTGCTCGCGGCGCTGGCGGCGCACGGCATCGCCGCGCACGGCGCCAGCGGGATCAACGTCTGGGTCGCGGTGCCGGAGGAGACCGCGGTCGTGGTCGGCCTGCTGCAGCGGAACTGGGCGGTCACGCCCGGGGCGGCGTTCCGGGTGCAGTCGCCGCCCGGGATCCGGATCACCGTCGCCCGGCTGGATCCGGCCGAGGCGCCGCGGCTGGCCGCCGATCTCGCGGCGGTCCTGGGCCGCACGGAGGCGGGTGCCCGGCAGATCTGA
- a CDS encoding GDSL-type esterase/lipase family protein, translating to MPESWTRTTRTRRATRPLAALLALPLTATGLLTLAAPAHAVAGPTAAVTLGDSYISGEAGRWMGNSDATSGGYDGTDRAWNGSTADPSTVYGSTYASGCDRSDVAEADSAAGIAQQSINLACSGATSANVLRAADGGQSLKGEAPQADQLATVAARNDVKLITLSIGGNDLGFSDVISTCAEDYLIWDSTCADSQQSAIEAKMPAAMAGVGKAIDDIRAVMTGDGYAAGSYRIVLQSYPSPIPRAAENRYPESGWSRASTGGCPFWNADSDWARDTMVPEVSDRLAAVAAAKGVQFLDLRDLLQGREVCSTATQQATADSPPSATTSEWARFVDSGLTSASQGTTQESMHPDYYAQLALGRCLSLLWAQGSGNAACRNTPGQDASGMYLTGS from the coding sequence GTGCCCGAAAGCTGGACCAGAACCACGCGCACCCGCAGGGCCACCCGGCCGCTGGCCGCCCTGCTCGCCCTCCCGCTCACCGCCACCGGCCTGCTCACGCTGGCCGCCCCGGCGCACGCCGTCGCCGGCCCCACCGCCGCGGTCACGCTCGGCGACAGCTACATCTCCGGGGAGGCCGGCCGCTGGATGGGCAACAGCGACGCCACCTCCGGCGGCTACGACGGCACCGACCGGGCCTGGAACGGCAGCACCGCCGACCCGAGCACGGTCTACGGCTCGACCTACGCCAGCGGGTGCGACCGCTCCGACGTGGCCGAGGCCGACAGCGCCGCCGGGATCGCCCAGCAGAGCATCAACCTGGCCTGCTCGGGCGCCACCAGCGCCAACGTCCTGCGGGCCGCGGACGGCGGCCAGAGCCTCAAGGGCGAGGCCCCGCAGGCCGACCAGCTGGCCACCGTGGCCGCCCGCAACGACGTCAAGCTGATCACGCTGTCGATCGGCGGCAACGACCTCGGCTTCTCGGACGTCATCAGCACCTGCGCCGAGGACTACCTGATCTGGGACTCGACCTGCGCGGACAGCCAGCAGTCCGCCATCGAGGCGAAGATGCCCGCCGCGATGGCCGGGGTCGGCAAGGCGATCGACGACATCCGCGCGGTGATGACCGGTGACGGCTACGCCGCCGGCTCCTACCGGATCGTGCTGCAGTCCTACCCCTCGCCGATCCCGCGCGCAGCCGAGAACCGCTACCCGGAGAGCGGCTGGTCCCGCGCCTCCACCGGTGGCTGCCCGTTCTGGAACGCCGACTCGGACTGGGCCAGGGACACCATGGTTCCCGAGGTCTCCGACCGGCTGGCGGCGGTGGCCGCCGCCAAGGGCGTGCAGTTCCTGGACCTGCGCGACCTGCTCCAGGGCCGTGAGGTGTGCTCGACCGCCACCCAGCAGGCCACCGCGGACAGCCCGCCCTCGGCGACCACCAGCGAGTGGGCCCGCTTCGTCGACTCCGGCCTCACCAGTGCCAGCCAGGGCACCACCCAGGAGTCGATGCACCCCGACTACTACGCCCAGCTCGCGCTCGGCCGCTGCCTGTCGCTGCTCTGGGCGCAGGGGAGCGGCAATGCCGCCTGCCGCAACACGCCGGGCCAGGACGCCTCGGGGATGTACCTGACCGGCTCCTGA
- a CDS encoding NAD(P)/FAD-dependent oxidoreductase encodes MERPRILVVGGGFAGLECARRLERKLAATEARITLVAPFSYQLYLPLLPHVAAGVLTPSSVAVSLRRSLHRTDIIPGGAIGVDPQAKVCIIRKITDEVIAEPYDYLVLAPGSVTRTFDIPGLTDHARGMKTLAEAAYVRDHVISQLDLAAATLDQEERASRLQFVVVGGGYAGTETAACLQRLTTAALNRYPRLDPQLIKWHLIDIAPKLMPELGEHLGNRAMKVLRERGVEVSLGVSVAEVGDTTVTFTDGRVIPSRTLIWTAGVAASPLIGTLDAETVRGRIAVTAELRVPQFEGVFALGDAAAVPDLAKGDGAVCPPTAQHSARQGRRAADNLVAALRNQPLEPYYHKDLGLVVDLGGKDAVSKPLGVEMTGVPAQLVARGYHLMAMRTNVAKFRVGASWLLNATAGDDFVRLGFLSRRPATLRDFEYTDAYLSKEQIREHTQALHAKH; translated from the coding sequence ATGGAACGTCCTCGGATCCTGGTGGTGGGCGGCGGCTTCGCCGGACTGGAGTGCGCCCGTCGGCTGGAGCGCAAGCTCGCCGCGACGGAGGCCCGGATCACCCTCGTCGCACCGTTCAGCTATCAGCTCTACCTGCCCCTGCTGCCGCACGTGGCCGCCGGCGTGCTCACCCCGTCGTCGGTCGCGGTCTCGCTGCGCCGCTCGCTGCACCGCACCGACATCATCCCGGGCGGCGCCATCGGGGTGGACCCGCAGGCCAAGGTCTGCATCATCCGGAAGATCACCGACGAGGTGATCGCCGAGCCCTACGACTACCTGGTGCTGGCCCCCGGCAGCGTCACCCGCACCTTCGACATCCCGGGCCTGACCGACCACGCGCGCGGCATGAAGACCCTCGCCGAGGCCGCCTACGTGCGCGACCACGTGATCTCCCAGCTCGACCTGGCCGCGGCCACCCTGGACCAGGAGGAGCGCGCCTCCCGGCTGCAGTTCGTGGTGGTCGGCGGCGGCTACGCCGGCACCGAGACCGCCGCCTGCCTGCAGCGGCTGACCACCGCGGCGCTGAACCGCTACCCCCGGCTGGACCCGCAGCTGATCAAGTGGCACCTGATCGACATCGCGCCCAAGCTGATGCCCGAACTGGGCGAGCACCTGGGCAACCGGGCGATGAAGGTGCTGCGCGAGCGCGGCGTCGAGGTCTCGCTCGGGGTCTCGGTGGCCGAGGTCGGCGACACCACCGTGACCTTCACCGACGGCCGGGTGATCCCCTCGCGCACCCTGATCTGGACCGCCGGGGTGGCCGCCAGTCCGCTGATCGGCACGCTGGACGCGGAGACGGTGCGCGGACGGATCGCGGTGACCGCCGAGCTGCGGGTGCCGCAGTTCGAGGGCGTCTTCGCGCTCGGCGACGCGGCGGCGGTGCCCGACCTGGCCAAGGGCGACGGCGCGGTCTGCCCGCCCACCGCCCAGCACTCGGCCCGCCAGGGCCGCCGGGCCGCCGACAACCTGGTCGCCGCGCTGCGCAACCAGCCCCTGGAGCCCTACTACCACAAGGACCTGGGCCTGGTGGTCGACCTGGGCGGCAAGGACGCGGTCTCCAAGCCGCTCGGGGTGGAGATGACCGGCGTGCCGGCCCAACTGGTGGCCCGCGGCTACCACCTGATGGCGATGCGGACCAACGTGGCGAAGTTCCGGGTGGGCGCCAGCTGGCTGCTGAACGCCACCGCCGGGGACGACTTCGTGCGGCTGGGCTTCCTCTCCCGCCGGCCCGCCACGTTGCGCGACTTCGAGTACACCGACGCCTATCTGAGCAAGGAACAGATCCGCGAGCACACCCAGGCGCTGCACGCCAAGCACTGA
- a CDS encoding HipA family kinase gives MLREVTAVRYVTPLREGGSMPGLVEADDHRLYALKWSGAAQGRKALVAEVLAGELARGLGLPVPELVRVDLDPVLARSEPEQQIQEQMRASGGVNVGLAFVSGALNFDPLCFEVDADQAARVLWFDALIGNVDRSWRNPNLLVAQGRLHLIDHGASLIFHHHWPGAAGWTRRPYDAGDHALRRFCTGPGALAAADGALAAAATPELLARAVAAVPVEFLLDEPGFADPQAVRAAYIAQLSARLAGPRDWLPVLTEVSA, from the coding sequence GTGCTTCGTGAGGTGACGGCGGTCCGCTATGTGACGCCACTGCGAGAAGGCGGCTCGATGCCGGGCCTGGTGGAGGCCGACGACCACCGGCTGTACGCGCTGAAGTGGAGTGGCGCGGCACAGGGGCGCAAGGCGCTGGTGGCCGAGGTGCTGGCCGGTGAGCTGGCGCGCGGGCTCGGGCTGCCGGTGCCGGAGCTGGTCCGGGTCGACCTCGACCCGGTGCTCGCCCGCAGCGAGCCGGAGCAGCAGATCCAGGAGCAGATGCGGGCCAGCGGCGGGGTGAACGTGGGCCTGGCCTTCGTCAGCGGTGCGCTGAACTTCGACCCGCTCTGCTTCGAGGTGGACGCGGACCAGGCCGCCCGGGTGCTCTGGTTCGACGCGCTGATCGGCAACGTCGACCGGTCCTGGCGCAACCCGAACCTGCTGGTGGCCCAGGGGCGGCTGCACCTGATCGACCACGGCGCCAGCCTGATCTTCCACCACCACTGGCCCGGCGCGGCCGGCTGGACCCGGCGCCCGTACGACGCCGGCGACCACGCGCTGCGCCGGTTCTGCACCGGCCCGGGCGCACTGGCGGCGGCGGACGGTGCGCTCGCCGCCGCGGCCACCCCCGAGCTGCTGGCCCGCGCGGTGGCGGCGGTCCCGGTGGAGTTCCTGCTCGACGAGCCCGGCTTCGCGGACCCGCAGGCCGTCCGGGCCGCCTACATCGCCCAGTTGTCGGCGCGGCTGGCCGGGCCGCGCGACTGGTTGCCCGTGCTGACGGAGGTGAGTGCCTGA
- a CDS encoding DUF3037 domain-containing protein has product MDRHDVAYHDYEYAVVRAVPRVERGECVNLGVLLYCRGQERLLARTLLPEAKLLALDPAVDLAGLARALRGIEGVCAGGPAAGPAAGDTPGQRFRWLTAPRSAVVQPGPVHTGLTGDAEQELARLFEQLVA; this is encoded by the coding sequence ATGGACCGCCATGACGTGGCGTATCACGACTACGAGTACGCGGTGGTCCGCGCCGTGCCCCGGGTGGAGCGCGGCGAGTGCGTCAACCTCGGGGTACTGCTCTACTGCCGCGGGCAGGAGCGGCTGCTGGCCCGTACCCTGCTGCCGGAGGCGAAGCTGCTGGCGCTGGATCCGGCGGTCGACCTGGCCGGGCTGGCGCGGGCCCTGCGCGGGATCGAGGGCGTCTGCGCCGGTGGTCCGGCGGCGGGGCCGGCGGCCGGGGACACCCCCGGGCAGCGGTTCCGCTGGCTCACCGCGCCGCGCAGCGCCGTCGTCCAGCCCGGCCCGGTGCACACCGGTCTGACCGGTGACGCGGAGCAGGAGCTGGCACGGCTGTTCGAGCAGCTGGTCGCCTGA
- a CDS encoding MarR family winged helix-turn-helix transcriptional regulator, with translation MTTAASPVTTAALMEAVAAVSAAYFQDFAGAAGRHGLSSSQAKALGVVLEPVPMRALAGRLGCDASNVTGIVDRLESLGLARREAAATDRRVKIVTITEAGRETLLKIRADMTRAHRALDSLSAEQRAGLLGMCEQLLPLLAS, from the coding sequence ATGACGACCGCCGCATCACCTGTCACCACCGCCGCCCTGATGGAGGCGGTGGCAGCCGTGAGCGCCGCCTACTTCCAGGACTTCGCCGGCGCGGCGGGCCGGCACGGGCTCAGCTCCTCCCAGGCCAAGGCGCTCGGCGTGGTGCTGGAGCCGGTGCCGATGCGCGCGCTGGCCGGCCGCCTGGGCTGCGACGCCTCCAACGTCACCGGGATCGTGGACCGCCTGGAGTCGCTGGGCCTGGCCCGTCGCGAGGCGGCCGCCACCGACCGCCGGGTGAAGATCGTGACCATCACCGAGGCGGGTCGCGAGACCCTGCTCAAGATCCGTGCCGACATGACCCGGGCGCACCGTGCGCTGGACTCGCTCAGCGCCGAGCAGCGGGCCGGGCTGCTGGGCATGTGCGAGCAGCTGCTGCCGCTGCTGGCGAGCTGA
- the purB gene encoding adenylosuccinate lyase, protein MSAKPQIPNVLAARYASATLAQLWSPEHKVVLERHLWLAVLKAQRDLGIDVPETAVADYERVVDNVDLASIAARERVTRHDVKARIEEFSELAGHEQIHKGMTSRDLTENVEQLQIRQSLEHVRDRVVAVLVRLGRLAAQHSELVMAGRSHNVAAQATTLGKRFATVADEVLVAFVRLEELIARYPLRGIKGPVGTAQDMLDLLGGDEAKLAELELRVAGHLGFDNVLTSVGQVYPRSLDFEVLSALVQLAAGPSSLAKTIRLMAGHELVTEGFKEGQVGSSAMPHKMNTRSCERVNGLAVILRGYASMTAELGGDQWNEGDVSCSVVRRVALPDAFFAFDGLLETFLTVLDEFGAFPAVIEAELDRYLPFLATTKVLMGAVRAGVGREVGHEVIKEHAVASALAMRAGARENELLDRLAADERIPLDRAALDALLADRLSFTGAAGAQVAEMVRRIEAVADRYPAAAKYAPGDIL, encoded by the coding sequence GTGAGCGCCAAGCCCCAGATCCCCAATGTCCTGGCCGCCCGGTACGCTTCGGCGACCTTGGCCCAGCTGTGGTCCCCCGAGCACAAGGTGGTCCTCGAACGCCACCTGTGGCTCGCCGTCCTCAAGGCCCAGCGGGATCTGGGCATCGATGTGCCCGAGACCGCCGTCGCCGACTACGAGCGGGTCGTCGACAACGTCGATCTGGCCTCGATCGCCGCCCGCGAGCGGGTCACCCGGCATGACGTGAAGGCCCGGATCGAGGAGTTCAGCGAGCTCGCGGGCCACGAGCAGATCCACAAGGGGATGACCTCCCGGGACCTGACCGAGAACGTCGAGCAGCTGCAGATCCGTCAGTCGCTGGAGCACGTGCGCGACCGCGTGGTCGCCGTGCTGGTCCGCCTGGGCCGCCTCGCCGCCCAGCACTCCGAGCTGGTGATGGCCGGCCGCTCGCACAACGTGGCGGCCCAGGCCACCACGCTCGGCAAGCGGTTCGCCACCGTGGCCGACGAGGTGCTGGTCGCCTTCGTCCGGCTGGAGGAGCTGATCGCCCGCTACCCGCTGCGCGGGATCAAGGGCCCGGTCGGCACCGCGCAGGACATGCTCGACCTGTTGGGCGGCGACGAGGCCAAGCTGGCCGAGCTGGAGCTGCGGGTGGCCGGCCACCTCGGCTTCGACAACGTGCTGACCAGCGTCGGCCAGGTCTACCCGCGCTCGCTGGACTTCGAGGTGCTCAGCGCGCTGGTCCAGCTGGCCGCCGGCCCCTCCAGCCTGGCCAAGACGATCCGCCTGATGGCCGGGCACGAGCTGGTGACCGAGGGCTTCAAGGAGGGCCAGGTCGGCTCCTCGGCGATGCCGCACAAGATGAACACCCGCTCCTGCGAGCGGGTCAACGGCCTGGCCGTGATCCTGCGCGGCTACGCCTCGATGACCGCCGAGCTCGGCGGCGACCAGTGGAACGAGGGCGACGTCTCCTGCTCGGTGGTGCGCCGGGTGGCCCTGCCGGACGCGTTCTTCGCCTTCGACGGCCTGCTGGAGACCTTCCTGACGGTGCTGGACGAGTTCGGCGCCTTCCCGGCCGTGATCGAGGCCGAGCTGGACCGCTACCTGCCGTTCCTGGCCACCACCAAGGTGCTGATGGGCGCGGTGCGCGCGGGCGTGGGCCGCGAGGTCGGCCACGAGGTGATCAAGGAGCACGCGGTCGCCTCCGCCCTGGCGATGCGGGCCGGTGCGCGGGAGAACGAGCTGCTCGACCGGCTCGCCGCCGACGAGCGGATCCCGCTGGACCGGGCCGCGCTGGACGCGCTGCTGGCCGACCGGCTCTCCTTCACAGGCGCCGCCGGGGCCCAGGTGGCCGAGATGGTGCGCCGGATCGAGGCCGTGGCCGACCGCTACCCGGCCGCCGCCAAGTACGCGCCCGGCGACATCCTGTAG
- a CDS encoding MFS transporter — MTTTPQDGGLRLNTRQGRWVVLAAALGSGMAMLDGTVVNVALPTIGRDLGANLAALQWTVNAYLLTLAGLILLGGALGDRYGRRRVFVIGVCWFAGASGLCAVAPDVDVLIAARALQGIGGALLTPGSLALLQATFHPDDRSAAVGAWSGLGGVATAVGPFLGGWLVSGPGWRWIFVINLPIAVVVAVLTLRHVPESRDEQASGRFDVPGAVLAALALGGVTYALTAAAGAVTPAVWLAACAGVLLGVAFVVVERRSPRPMLPLELFESRLFSVINVLTLAVYGALSGVFFFLQVQLQTVSGFTPLVSGVAFAPVTLLMLLFSARAGRLAGRIGPRVPLTLGPLISAGGVLLMLRIGRHASYWTDVLPAAVVFGTGLTLLVAPLTSTVLAAVEVRRAGIASGVNNAAARAAGLLAVAALPLLTGLSGDEYQVPEAVDSAFRTAVLICAGLLAGAGLLALATVPGRTPAAPEVTTEPDSTWYCSTTAPPVDPGHECPGSTG; from the coding sequence GTGACGACGACACCTCAGGACGGCGGGCTGCGGCTGAACACCCGCCAGGGCCGCTGGGTGGTGCTGGCTGCGGCGCTCGGCTCGGGCATGGCGATGCTGGACGGCACCGTGGTGAACGTGGCGCTGCCGACCATCGGCCGCGACCTCGGCGCGAACCTGGCCGCGCTGCAGTGGACGGTCAACGCCTACCTGCTGACGCTGGCCGGCCTGATCCTGCTCGGCGGGGCGCTCGGCGACCGCTACGGGCGCCGACGGGTCTTCGTGATCGGCGTCTGCTGGTTCGCCGGCGCCTCCGGGCTGTGCGCGGTGGCCCCCGACGTCGACGTGCTGATCGCCGCCCGCGCGCTGCAGGGGATCGGCGGCGCGCTGCTGACGCCCGGTTCGCTCGCGCTGCTGCAGGCCACCTTCCACCCGGACGACCGCTCGGCGGCGGTCGGCGCCTGGTCGGGCCTGGGCGGAGTGGCCACCGCGGTGGGCCCCTTCCTCGGCGGCTGGCTGGTGAGCGGCCCGGGCTGGCGCTGGATCTTCGTGATCAACCTGCCGATCGCCGTCGTGGTGGCCGTGCTGACCCTGCGCCACGTGCCGGAGAGCCGCGACGAGCAGGCCTCCGGCCGCTTCGACGTGCCCGGCGCGGTGCTCGCCGCACTCGCCCTGGGCGGGGTCACCTACGCACTGACGGCGGCGGCGGGCGCGGTGACGCCGGCGGTCTGGCTGGCGGCCTGCGCCGGTGTGCTGCTGGGCGTCGCCTTCGTGGTCGTCGAGCGGCGCAGTCCGCGGCCGATGCTGCCGCTGGAGCTGTTCGAATCACGGCTGTTCAGCGTGATCAACGTGCTGACCCTCGCGGTCTACGGCGCACTGAGCGGGGTGTTCTTCTTCCTGCAGGTCCAGCTGCAGACGGTGTCCGGCTTCACGCCGCTGGTCTCCGGGGTGGCCTTCGCGCCGGTCACGCTGCTGATGCTGCTCTTCTCCGCCCGGGCGGGCCGGCTGGCGGGCCGGATCGGACCCCGGGTGCCGCTGACCCTGGGGCCGCTGATCAGCGCGGGCGGCGTGCTGCTGATGCTGCGGATCGGCCGGCATGCCTCGTACTGGACGGACGTGCTGCCGGCCGCCGTGGTCTTCGGGACCGGGCTGACCCTGCTGGTGGCGCCGCTGACCTCGACGGTGCTGGCGGCGGTGGAGGTGCGCAGGGCCGGTATCGCCAGTGGGGTGAACAACGCGGCGGCGCGGGCCGCGGGCCTGCTGGCGGTGGCGGCGCTGCCCCTGCTGACCGGCCTGAGCGGGGACGAGTACCAGGTGCCGGAGGCGGTGGACTCTGCGTTCCGCACCGCCGTGCTGATCTGCGCCGGCCTGCTCGCGGGCGCGGGCCTGCTGGCGCTGGCCACCGTGCCGGGGCGCACCCCGGCCGCGCCGGAGGTCACGACCGAGCCGGACAGCACCTGGTACTGCTCCACCACGGCCCCGCCGGTGGACCCGGGCCACGAGTGCCCCGGGTCCACCGGCTGA
- a CDS encoding SpoIIE family protein phosphatase, with protein MTERPHPHVDPVEAIAATGLGCFEWDPDTGRFTLDEGGLAVFDLRPEEYSGMVAGLSRRIPVEEVLRLVTLVQEIRTGRTDSYSSYFRVRHRDGSVHWAHTQGQAIRDPGLRVVGVVRDATQELAHSALRLMAEDDRQRQEEALREVARALGEAFSVEDVVTVLTGDQSMRRLGAQGITLGVVDQGRIRLVGAVGGVNVRLRELHRARLTEPRPLNDVVRTGEAAFFTSRDAFVRRYPDLADQLTDSLATAAAFLPLTAQGRPIGALALVYEGKRSFSSQDRTLLTTLASAIAQSLQRAMLVDQSREIAAGLQNAMLPRRLPVLVGGALTVRYRTAREGIWIGGDWYDAVALAEDVVGVAIGDVQGHDTEAAAIMGQLRIAMTAYAAEGHSSGAVLARASSFLAELHADRFATCLYAQVALATGWVRAANAGHLPPLVRHADGTVTRIEVATGLPLGLPVDWAPAGYPHTDFRLAPGDTMVLYTDGLVERPGEDLEVGLARLAQVFGSGPAALPALADHVRDTLGERLDAEDDAALLLLHRAASSDVREPSRSGPAA; from the coding sequence ATGACCGAACGACCGCACCCGCACGTCGACCCGGTGGAGGCGATCGCCGCCACCGGGCTCGGCTGCTTCGAGTGGGACCCCGACACCGGCCGCTTCACCCTGGACGAGGGCGGCCTTGCCGTCTTCGACCTGCGGCCCGAGGAGTACAGCGGCATGGTGGCCGGCCTGTCCCGGCGGATCCCGGTGGAGGAGGTGCTGCGGCTGGTCACCCTGGTGCAGGAGATCCGCACCGGGCGCACCGACTCGTACAGCAGCTACTTTCGGGTCCGCCACCGCGACGGTTCGGTGCACTGGGCCCACACCCAGGGGCAGGCGATCCGCGATCCGGGCCTGCGGGTGGTGGGGGTGGTCCGCGACGCCACCCAGGAGCTGGCCCACTCGGCGCTGCGCCTGATGGCCGAGGACGACCGCCAGCGCCAGGAGGAGGCGCTGCGCGAGGTGGCCCGGGCGCTCGGCGAGGCCTTCAGCGTGGAGGACGTGGTGACCGTGCTGACGGGGGACCAGAGCATGCGCCGGCTCGGCGCGCAGGGGATCACCCTCGGCGTGGTGGACCAGGGCCGGATCAGGCTGGTCGGCGCGGTGGGCGGGGTGAACGTGCGGCTGCGCGAGCTGCACCGGGCCCGGTTGACCGAGCCCCGGCCGCTCAACGACGTGGTGCGCACCGGAGAGGCCGCCTTCTTCACCTCGCGCGACGCCTTCGTGCGCCGCTACCCGGACCTGGCCGACCAGCTGACCGACAGCCTGGCCACCGCCGCCGCGTTCCTGCCGCTGACCGCCCAGGGGCGCCCGATCGGCGCACTCGCCCTGGTCTACGAGGGCAAGCGCAGCTTCAGCAGCCAGGACCGGACCCTGCTCACCACGCTGGCCAGCGCGATCGCGCAGTCGCTGCAACGGGCCATGCTGGTCGACCAGTCCCGGGAGATCGCCGCCGGTCTGCAGAACGCGATGCTGCCGCGCCGCCTGCCGGTGCTGGTCGGCGGCGCGCTGACGGTGCGCTACCGCACCGCGCGCGAGGGCATCTGGATCGGCGGGGACTGGTACGACGCGGTGGCGCTGGCCGAGGACGTGGTCGGGGTGGCGATCGGCGACGTGCAGGGCCACGACACCGAGGCGGCCGCGATCATGGGGCAGCTGCGGATCGCGATGACCGCCTACGCCGCCGAGGGGCACAGCAGCGGCGCCGTGCTGGCGCGGGCCTCGTCGTTCCTCGCGGAGCTGCACGCCGACCGGTTCGCCACCTGCCTGTACGCCCAGGTCGCGCTCGCCACCGGCTGGGTGCGGGCGGCCAACGCGGGGCACCTGCCGCCGCTGGTGCGGCACGCCGACGGCACGGTGACCCGGATCGAGGTGGCCACCGGGCTGCCGCTGGGCCTGCCCGTCGACTGGGCCCCCGCCGGCTACCCGCACACCGACTTCCGGCTCGCCCCCGGCGACACCATGGTGCTCTACACCGACGGCCTGGTCGAGCGGCCCGGCGAGGACCTGGAGGTCGGACTGGCCCGGCTGGCCCAGGTGTTCGGGAGCGGACCGGCGGCGCTGCCCGCGCTCGCCGACCACGTGCGCGACACCCTCGGCGAGCGGCTGGACGCCGAGGACGACGCCGCGCTGCTGCTCCTGCACCGCGCGGCGTCCTCGGACGTACGGGAACCGTCAAGGAGCGGACCCGCGGCGTAG
- a CDS encoding universal stress protein: MVDQGRVIVGVSGSVSSLAAVHRAAWEAVHRDAELVPVAAWLPTDDPLRPLSEIEHAARRRLDVIFEQAFGGYPAGLLLRPRVVRAEAGAALVVAADRPDDLLVVGAGRPGRVARLRHGSVARHCHAHAHCAVLVVPASDLLAGPEHAVHGSRLPWSWPAPVRLG; this comes from the coding sequence ATGGTTGACCAGGGACGGGTCATCGTCGGGGTCAGCGGCTCGGTGAGCTCGCTGGCGGCCGTCCATCGCGCGGCCTGGGAGGCCGTGCACCGGGATGCGGAACTGGTGCCGGTGGCCGCCTGGCTGCCCACGGACGACCCGCTGCGCCCGCTGTCCGAGATCGAGCACGCGGCGCGGCGCCGACTGGACGTGATCTTCGAGCAGGCCTTCGGCGGCTACCCCGCCGGGCTGCTGCTGCGGCCACGGGTGGTGCGGGCGGAGGCCGGCGCGGCGCTGGTGGTGGCGGCCGACCGGCCGGACGACCTGCTGGTGGTGGGAGCGGGCCGCCCGGGCCGGGTGGCCCGGCTGCGGCACGGCTCGGTGGCCCGGCACTGCCACGCGCACGCGCACTGCGCGGTGCTGGTGGTGCCCGCGAGCGACCTGCTGGCCGGTCCGGAGCACGCGGTGCACGGATCGCGCCTGCCCTGGTCCTGGCCCGCGCCGGTGCGGCTGGGCTGA